Proteins encoded within one genomic window of Aquarana catesbeiana isolate 2022-GZ linkage group LG03, ASM4218655v1, whole genome shotgun sequence:
- the NFAM1 gene encoding NFAT activation molecule 1 isoform X2, whose protein sequence is MHHRLHHLGPPVPGGEELDRRKDVLTNITMEKTMKFKVLTRESGNYTCRLTCGTQIINSKGTYIHVRDSGYRESGGPADRLQSGLIAFFVLLLLLSISGTYLVLPFHRKKQLSSVPAAPQATPTPTTQQPEEETPGSLYTSLQPRSDDVYDVLDEDITKKTNVKLQAEVHSVPGKSPMKRPKPQAKSAAVQEKPQTIPDKPPIKQKPKKFTAENSVYENIKL, encoded by the exons ATGCACCATCGTCTTCATCACCTGGGCCCACCTGTGCCGGG GGGTGAAGAGCTGGATAGGAGAAAGGATGTCCTCACCAACATAACCATGGAGAAGACTATGAAGTTCAAGGTCCTGACTAGAGAGTCCGGAAACTACACATGTAGACTCACATGTGGGACCCAAATCATAAACAGCAAAGGAACCTACATACATGTCAGAG ATTCCGGCTATCGAGAATCCGGGGGCCCAGCGGACAGACTGCAGTCTGGACTCATCGCGTTCTTCGTTCTTCTGTTGCTCCTCTCCATTTCGGGGACGTATCTAGTTCTGCCATTCCACCGGAAGAAACAG CTTTCTAGTGTGCCCGCTGCACCCCAAGCAACGCCTACGCCCACCACGCAACAGCCAGAGGAGGAGACACCCGGCTCCCTGTACACG AGTCTTCAGCCGCGTTCAGATGACGTGTATGACGTCCTGGATGAAGATATTACCAAAAAGACCAATGTG AAACTTCAAGCAGAAGTCCACAGTGTCCCCGGCAAAAGTCCCATGAAAAGGCCCAAACCTCAG GCCAAGTCTGCTGCGGTACAAGAGAAGCCACAGacgatcccggacaagcccccaattAAACAG AAACCAAAGAAATTCACAGCAGAAAATTCCGTGTACGAGAACATCAAGCTTTGA
- the NFAM1 gene encoding NFAT activation molecule 1 isoform X1, whose translation MDRPLCTIVFITWAHLCRACEISQAPSLLVALSGDWSAILCTARILPPTAHQEIITSVFFRGEELDRRKDVLTNITMEKTMKFKVLTRESGNYTCRLTCGTQIINSKGTYIHVRDSGYRESGGPADRLQSGLIAFFVLLLLLSISGTYLVLPFHRKKQLSSVPAAPQATPTPTTQQPEEETPGSLYTSLQPRSDDVYDVLDEDITKKTNVKLQAEVHSVPGKSPMKRPKPQAKSAAVQEKPQTIPDKPPIKQKPKKFTAENSVYENIKL comes from the exons ATGGACCGACCACTATGCACCATCGTCTTCATCACCTGGGCCCACCTGTGCCGGG CCTGTGAGATCTCCCAGGCTCCATCGCTCCTTGTCGCCCTCTCCGGTGATTGGTCCGCCATCCTCTGCACTGCCCGGATTCTGCCACCCACAGCTCACCAGGAGATTATTACATCGGTCTTCTTCAGGGGTGAAGAGCTGGATAGGAGAAAGGATGTCCTCACCAACATAACCATGGAGAAGACTATGAAGTTCAAGGTCCTGACTAGAGAGTCCGGAAACTACACATGTAGACTCACATGTGGGACCCAAATCATAAACAGCAAAGGAACCTACATACATGTCAGAG ATTCCGGCTATCGAGAATCCGGGGGCCCAGCGGACAGACTGCAGTCTGGACTCATCGCGTTCTTCGTTCTTCTGTTGCTCCTCTCCATTTCGGGGACGTATCTAGTTCTGCCATTCCACCGGAAGAAACAG CTTTCTAGTGTGCCCGCTGCACCCCAAGCAACGCCTACGCCCACCACGCAACAGCCAGAGGAGGAGACACCCGGCTCCCTGTACACG AGTCTTCAGCCGCGTTCAGATGACGTGTATGACGTCCTGGATGAAGATATTACCAAAAAGACCAATGTG AAACTTCAAGCAGAAGTCCACAGTGTCCCCGGCAAAAGTCCCATGAAAAGGCCCAAACCTCAG GCCAAGTCTGCTGCGGTACAAGAGAAGCCACAGacgatcccggacaagcccccaattAAACAG AAACCAAAGAAATTCACAGCAGAAAATTCCGTGTACGAGAACATCAAGCTTTGA